The following are encoded in a window of Sminthopsis crassicaudata isolate SCR6 chromosome 3, ASM4859323v1, whole genome shotgun sequence genomic DNA:
- the ZIC1 gene encoding zinc finger protein ZIC 1 gives MLLDAGPQYPAIGVTTFGTSRHHSAGDVTDREVGLGINPFADGMGAFKINPSTHELASAGQTAFTSQAPGYAAAAALGHHHHPTHVSSYSSAAFNSTRDFLFRNRGFGEAAASAQHSLFASAAAGGFAGPHGHTDAAGHLLFPGLHEQAAGHASPNVVNGQMRLGFSGDMYGRPDQYGQVTSPRSEHYASTQLHGYGHMNMNMAAHHGAGAFFRYMRQPIKQELICKWIEPEQLSNPKKSCNKTFSTMHELVTHVTVEHVGGPEQSNHICFWEECPREGKPFKAKYKLVNHIRVHTGEKPFPCPFPGCGKVFARSENLKIHKRTHTGEKPFKCEFEGCDRRFANSSDRKKHMHVHTSDKPYLCKMCDKSYTHPSSLRKHMKVHESSSQGSQPSPAASSGYESSTPPTIVSPSTENQTTSSLSPSSSAVHHTSGHSTLSSNFNEWYV, from the exons ATGCTTCTGGACGCCGGACCCCAGTATCCCGCCATCGGGGTGACTACCTTCGGAACGTCTCGCCACCACTCCGCGGGCGATGTGACGGACAGAGAGGTGGGCTTGGGCATCAACCCCTTCGCCGACGGCATGGGAGCCTTTAAAATTAACCCCAGCACCCACGAACTGGCCTCGGCCGGCCAGACCGCCTTCACCTCGCAGGCTCCCGGCTACGCGGCCGCAGCCGCCCTGGGCCACCATCACCACCCGACCCATGTCAGTTCGTACTCGAGTGCCGCTTTCAACTCGACCCGGGACTTTCTGTTCCGCAACCGGGGTTTCGGCGAGGCGGCGGCCAGCGCGCAGCACAGCCTCTTCGCCTCAGCCGCTGCGGGCGGCTTTGCCGGGCCCCACGGGCACACCGACGCCGCGGGCCACCTTCTTTTCCCGGGGCTTCACGAGCAGGCGGCCGGCCACGCTTCGCCCAATGTAGTGAACGGACAGATGCGCCTGGGCTTCTCCGGGGACATGTACGGGCGGCCTGATCAGTACGGCCAGGTCACCAGCCCGCGCTCGGAGCACTACGCTTCCACCCAGCTCCACGGCTACGGGCACATGAACATGAACATGGCTGCCCACCACGGGGCGGGGGCCTTTTTTCGCTACATGCGGCAACCCATCAAACAGGAACTCATCTGTAAGTGGATTGAGCCCGAGCAGTTGTCCAACCCCAAAAAGTCCTGCAACAAAACTTTCAGCACCATGCACGAGTTGGTAACTCATGTCACGGTGGAGCACGTTGGCGGCCCGGAGCAGTCCAATCACATCTGCTTCTGGGAAGAGTGTCCGAGAGAGGGGAAACCTTTCAAAGCCAAATACAAACTTGTAAACCACATCCGAGTCCACACGGGGGAAAAGCCCTTCCCCTGCCCCTTTCCTGGCTGTGGGAAAGTGTTTGCCCGATCAGAGAATTTAAAGATTCACAAAAGAACTCACACAG GTGAAAAACCATTTAAGTGTGAATTCGAAGGCTGTGACAGGCGATTTGCAAATAGCAGCGACCGCAAAAAGCACATGCATGTGCATACTTCTGATAAACCTTATCTCTGCAAAATGTGTGATAAGTCCTACACCCATCCGAGCTCACTCAGAAAACACATGAAG GTCCACGAATCCTCTTCCCAGGGATCGCAGCCTTCTCCTGCCGCCAGTTCAGGTTACGAATCTTCTACCCCACCCACCATCGTGTCTCCTTCCACTGAAAACCAGACTACGAGCTCTCTTTCTCCATCCTCTTCAGCAGTCCATCACACGTCTGGTCACAGCACGCTCTCGTCAAATTTTAACGAATGGTACGTTTAA